From one Agathobaculum sp. NTUH-O15-33 genomic stretch:
- a CDS encoding FAD binding domain-containing protein, translating into MLTISQYVKAESLDEAYELCQKKNNVVLGGMLWLKMQRRKVGTAIDLGALGLDTVEETADEYRIGAMVPLRALETHAGLHALTQGAMAGAVEHIVGVQFRNCATVGGSLYGRFGFSDVLTLFLALDAKVELHRAGIMPLAAFVDMPRTTRDILVRVIVPKTEKRVVYLSQRNVSTDFPVLTVALAEQGGAYTCAVGARPMPAVAFHDDKGFFGSGVTEETARAFAEDIAARCPVGGNRRAGAAYRREICRVLVRRAAIQLGEG; encoded by the coding sequence TTGCTTACGATCAGTCAATATGTGAAGGCCGAAAGCCTCGACGAGGCTTACGAGCTTTGCCAAAAGAAAAACAACGTGGTGCTGGGCGGTATGCTCTGGCTGAAAATGCAGCGGCGGAAGGTCGGCACGGCGATCGACCTTGGCGCGCTGGGGCTGGACACGGTGGAGGAAACCGCGGACGAATACCGCATCGGCGCGATGGTGCCGCTGCGCGCGCTGGAAACCCACGCGGGCCTGCACGCGCTGACGCAGGGCGCGATGGCCGGGGCGGTGGAGCATATCGTCGGCGTGCAGTTTCGTAACTGCGCGACGGTAGGCGGCAGCTTATACGGCCGCTTTGGCTTTTCCGATGTGCTCACGCTGTTTTTGGCGCTGGACGCAAAGGTGGAGCTGCACCGCGCGGGGATCATGCCCCTTGCGGCATTTGTGGACATGCCGCGCACCACGCGCGATATCTTGGTGCGCGTCATCGTGCCGAAAACGGAAAAGCGCGTCGTTTACCTGTCGCAGCGCAATGTTTCCACCGATTTTCCCGTGCTGACCGTGGCGCTCGCCGAGCAGGGCGGGGCGTACACCTGCGCGGTCGGCGCGCGGCCCATGCCCGCCGTGGCGTTTCACGATGATAAGGGCTTTTTCGGGTCCGGCGTGACCGAAGAGACCGCCCGCGCCTTTGCCGAGGACATCGCCGCGCGCTGCCCGGTGGGCGGCAACCGGCGCGCGGGGGCGGCATACCGCCGCGAAATCTGCCGGGTGCTGGTGCGCCGCGCCGCGATACAGCTGGGGGAGGGCTGA
- a CDS encoding helix-turn-helix domain-containing protein, whose protein sequence is MKLLMGQRVKTARISRGLTGEQLAELCHINATYLRQIEAERKTPSLPVFISLCDELKVSPTYLLTDVLIENELSDFGVLSDLWQSATPVQIQIVTAMVRSALEQL, encoded by the coding sequence ATGAAGCTTCTGATGGGACAGCGCGTGAAAACGGCGCGAATCAGCCGTGGACTGACCGGCGAACAATTAGCGGAATTATGTCACATCAATGCGACTTATCTTCGCCAAATCGAAGCAGAGCGAAAGACGCCCAGTCTGCCGGTATTTATCAGCTTATGCGACGAACTCAAGGTATCGCCAACCTACTTGCTTACCGATGTGCTGATAGAAAACGAACTAAGCGATTTTGGCGTACTTTCGGATCTATGGCAGAGCGCAACGCCTGTTCAAATTCAAATTGTGACCGCTATGGTGCGCAGTGCATTGGAGCAACTGTAG
- a CDS encoding (2Fe-2S)-binding protein, protein MEIKLTLNGKALTASVAADTLLLDFVRDHGCYSVKRGCETANCGLCTVLLDGTPVLSCSVLAARADGRSVQTLEGLQDEAKDFIGFIADQGAEQCGFCNPGFVMNTIALLRENPDPTDGEIRAYLAGNLCRCSGYEGQLRGIRAYLDFRKEG, encoded by the coding sequence ATGGAGATCAAACTGACACTGAACGGCAAGGCGCTGACCGCGTCCGTTGCCGCGGACACGCTGCTGCTTGATTTTGTGCGCGACCACGGATGTTACAGCGTCAAGCGCGGGTGCGAGACCGCGAACTGCGGCCTGTGCACCGTGCTGCTGGACGGCACGCCCGTTTTATCCTGCTCCGTCCTCGCCGCGCGGGCGGACGGGCGCAGCGTGCAGACGCTTGAGGGCCTACAGGACGAAGCTAAGGATTTCATCGGCTTTATCGCCGATCAGGGCGCGGAGCAGTGCGGCTTTTGCAACCCCGGCTTTGTGATGAACACCATCGCGCTGCTCCGCGAAAACCCCGACCCGACGGACGGGGAGATTCGCGCGTATCTCGCGGGCAACCTGTGCCGCTGCTCGGGGTACGAGGGACAGCTGCGCGGCATCCGCGCTTATTTAGATTTCAGGAAGGAGGGCTGA